Part of the Pedobacter roseus genome is shown below.
TTCTTTAGGATGCCACTTCTTAGTGTATATATATGCCTTTTTTATGTTTAATAAAAATATCAATTAAAAACCCTAAAAGTGTTACCGAAAGAACAAATGTGATCATCCCTAAGCAAGACCTAATCCATCTCATGAATATTAATTGAAAATCCTAGTATTCAAAAAAGATTTATACAACTGTTGTTATTAAATCAGTATGAATTAATCTGGAAATTTCTTAATTAGAGCGCAAACGTTTTTTTAGTTTAGACCTCACAGGTTTTAAAACCTGCGAGGTCTGGAAACAACACATCAATTAAATGTGTCCACGTTACTTAGGTAATTAATGTTATTTGGAAATGAGGGTTCAGTTTTTCATCGGATCTTCAGCCCCGCTTTCCGTTTTATTCCGATGGAAAAATCGGAATGTTCACTTCAATCGGGTTTATTTGCAATGGGTAGTAGCACAGAGGTTGACACCCGCGCCATGGTTCGTGTCGCCACGAACCATTTTTTTTTAAACCTCGCAGGTTTTCAAAACCTGCGAGGTCTGCTGCAATTTGAATTCACATTCAATAAGTTAACTCATGTAACATTATTAATAGTTAGTCTATGGATTTTGTAGATTAAATATTTATCAATATCTTTGCGCTGATCATGAATGCAACAACAATACCCCAAACATCCTCTATCTCTGATATTAATCTTAAACGCTCTGTTTTAAATAGCTATTTCCATGAGAATATGTGCTGTTGTTGATTTTGATTTCCCCAAAAAGTTATAGGTGAAACTATAAACACTTTAAAGCCTGACCACCAATCCCCCTTAAATATGTGTTGAAATTATTGCCCAAAAAAGAACCGGCAAGGAAGCCTCGCCGGTTATCACGGAATATCAGTTCTGTAACGCCAATCACGCACTGATACCCATCCAGCTTTATCCAATGAATTGAATCATTAACATAAAACCCGTTAAATATGGAAATATTTCTCCATAAGAAAAAACCATTCTTATTGGCCAGCCTTATTTTGCTCTTTACTGTGCTGGTCGTGCCACTTAAAATTTTTGCTCAGATTGAGCCGCCGCCACTCATCAATTCGAAGCTGGCAGGTACAGTAATCGATTCGCTAACCAAAGAGCCATTACCCGGTGTTGTAGTCCGCATTAAAGGCGTTACACACGTAGTTTCGACCGATGGAGACGGGAAATTTGTTTTTGTAACCGGCCAGAAATTACCCTATACCTTAATATTAAGTTCAGTTGGTTACGAAACCAAAGAAATTGTGATAAGTACAAGCCCTACTACTATTCGATTGAAAGAAGTAAACAGCCAGCTAAATGATGTTGTGGTAGTGGGTTATGGCACGCAGACCAGAAAATCTTTAACCGGTTCGGTTTCTACCATCGCCGTTGATGAAGTAAGGGCTAAACCAACCGCTACCTTTGCCGAGCAGCTACAGGGTAAAGCCCCGGGTTTGCAGGTAAGTACTTCTACAGGTGTTCCGGGCGATGGCATGTTTATCCGGATCCGTGGTACAACCTCGATCAACGCCAGTAACGATCCTTTATATGTAATTGATGGTGTTTATGTAAACAGCGGATCTTTACAAAAAATTACCACCCAGGGGCAGGCGAATAACCCACTGTCGGATATCAGTCCGGACGATATAGAGAGTGTTACCGTTTTAAAAGATGCTGATGCAACGGCCATTTACGGTGCTCGTGCAGCCAATGGGGTAATCCTGATTACCACCAAACGTGGCAAATACAATACAGCGCCAAAAGTAAGTTTAAGTACTTATGTGGGTTGGGCAAAAGCACCAAAATTGTGGGATCTGGTTACCGGACCACAACATGCCGAACTAATTAACGAATTTTACCGCAATTCAAACGCCGATGCCATCTCAATTGCTGCTGCAAATGGAACAGCTCCGGCTACTACTTACAGGTTCCAGCCTTTTAGGGCATTAACCGATAACCCTACTGCTTCGCCGGCGCCACGTGGTTTGCCACAGGATCAAAATACCTACGATCGTTTAAATAAAGCCTTCCGCACCGGACTGTTGCAAAACTATGATGTTTCTGTTTCAGGCGGTAACGATAAAACCACTTATTATATTGGTGGTGGTTTAAATAAACAGGAAGCTACCCTTAAAACAAACGATTTTAGAAGAGGAAGTTTCAAGGTAAATATTGATCAGAAAATCAACGATTATGTAAAAATTGGAACCAGTAATATCCTTACCCAAACCTACCGTACCAATGCACGTGTAGGGGATGGCCCACAGGGTGGGATTTTACAATCGGCTTTGCATACCCCAACTTATCTGCCAGAATTTAATGCTGATGGAACACCTGGTAAATGGGCCGGTTTTGATAACCTTGATGTGCTGCTGAACAATACGAATATGAACAGCACCAGTAACCGGTTGATCAGCAATTTGTATGGTGAAGTGAATATTACCAAAGATTTAACCTTTAAAACCAGCTGGAGTGTTGATTATAACCAGTATAACGAGTTTCAGTACTGGAACAGTTTAACCAACCTGGGTATTGCTAATAAAAATCTTGGTACTTCAAGTGTAAGCAATAACACCATCTGGACGAACGAGCAAACCTTAAATTATAACCATGTTACTGGTAAACATACTTTTGGTGCTTTAATCGGTAATTCGTTACAGGGATCGGTATCTAACCAAACCCTGGCGCAGGGTACCAATTTCCCGAACGATTCATTCCAGCAGATTGCTTCTGCCGCTAACACCACTTCATCTGCGTCTGAATCTAAATATACACTGTCGTCATTTTTTGCTCGTTTAAATTATAACTATGGTGGAAAATACTATGCGGTATTCAGTATTCGAGCCGATGGTTCTTCGCGTTTTGGTGCTAACCACCAGTGGGGATATTTCCCTTCTGCAGGTTTGGCCTGGCGTGTTAAACAGGAAAATTTCCTGAAAGATGTTGCCGTGATTTCGGATTTAAAACTCCGCGGAAGTATTGGCGTAACCGGAAACCAGAATGGGATCAACGATTTTGCCTCACGTGGTTTATGGGGCGCTGGTGCCAACTATCAGAACAATCCGGGTACGGTGCCATCGCAATTGGCCAATCCCGATCTGAAATGGGAAAGCACCCGTCAGGCCAATATTGGTTTTGATTTAAGTTTCTTTAAAGACCGGTTGACCTTAAGCGGTGATGTTTATGATAAATATACCAGCAACCTGTTGCTTAACCTGCCATTGGCCTCAAGTAAAGGATTTTCATCTATCCTGACCAATGCCGGTGAAATGACTAATAAAGGATTGGAGCTGAACATCAGCAGCATTAACCTGGATGGAGCGTTTAAATGGAGTACCAATTTCAATATTTCGCGTAACATCAATAAAATAGAGAAACTGCCTACACCAGTGGTTGCCACTTATGCTGCCGAACGCATGGTTCAGGGTTTATCGATGTACACTTTTTATGTATATAATCAGCTTTACGTTGATCCACAGACCGGAAATGCTGTTTACGAAGATGCCGATCATAATGGCGTAATCAACGCAAACGATATAGTTCCGGTAGGCAATGCATTGCCGAAATTTAATGGTGGTTTAACCAATAACCTCAGCTATAAAGGCTTCGATTTATCGGTGTTCTTCAATTTTGTGTATGGCAACAAGGTTTACAATAACAACAACTATTTTCTTGAAGGTGGCGGTACCCGCGATGCCAACAGGGCAATGGATGTATACCAGTTAGACCGCTGGCAGAAACCGGGCGATATTACCAATATGCCAAGACTAACCGCTTATGGACAAAACTATACACTGAGCCCAACCAGCCGTAACATAGAAGATGGATCTTTCCTTCGCCTGAGCAATGTAACCCTTGGTTATAACCTGCCGAAAGACTTTATCAAAAAAGCGGGAATAAATTCGGTAAGGATCTATGCAAGTGGCTCAAATCTTTGGTTGTGGACTAAATACAAAGGTCCGGATCCGGAAATCAATGTGTCTTCGTCGGCTACCGTACTCGGTTACGATTTAGGTACGCCACCTGTGCCACGTACTTTCCAGATAGGTGCAAACATTACTTTTTAAACCGAATAATCAATCATGAAAAAAGTTATATACATATTCGCAGTCATCATTCTGTTCACTTCCTGCAAAAAGTTTCTGGAGGTACAACCCCAGTTGCAGGTAGATCAGGATCAGGCAATCATTAATGCAGGTACTGCGGCTACTGCCGTAAATGGTTTATTTAACCTTTTGGCGGCCAACAGTTATTATGGCTCAAACTTCCCGGCGCTTTCTTATTTATCTGCCGGAGATATCCAGTGGTCGGGTTCGCAGTCTGATCCCAACGAGATTACCAAACACCTTACCTCTGCTACCAACGGTTATGTGCAATCGGCATGGACGGCTATTTACAAAACCATATCACAGGCCAATTATATTATTGATAAAGTACCAACTGTTAGCGATCCTTTATTGACCACCACACTAAAAAACCAATATCTGGGCGAAGCATATTTCGTGCGTGCTTTGGCTTATTTCGACCTGGCTCGTGGCTGGGGTGGTGTGCAGCTGATCTTAAAACCGACCAATAATTCATCAGATAA
Proteins encoded:
- a CDS encoding SusC/RagA family TonB-linked outer membrane protein produces the protein MEIFLHKKKPFLLASLILLFTVLVVPLKIFAQIEPPPLINSKLAGTVIDSLTKEPLPGVVVRIKGVTHVVSTDGDGKFVFVTGQKLPYTLILSSVGYETKEIVISTSPTTIRLKEVNSQLNDVVVVGYGTQTRKSLTGSVSTIAVDEVRAKPTATFAEQLQGKAPGLQVSTSTGVPGDGMFIRIRGTTSINASNDPLYVIDGVYVNSGSLQKITTQGQANNPLSDISPDDIESVTVLKDADATAIYGARAANGVILITTKRGKYNTAPKVSLSTYVGWAKAPKLWDLVTGPQHAELINEFYRNSNADAISIAAANGTAPATTYRFQPFRALTDNPTASPAPRGLPQDQNTYDRLNKAFRTGLLQNYDVSVSGGNDKTTYYIGGGLNKQEATLKTNDFRRGSFKVNIDQKINDYVKIGTSNILTQTYRTNARVGDGPQGGILQSALHTPTYLPEFNADGTPGKWAGFDNLDVLLNNTNMNSTSNRLISNLYGEVNITKDLTFKTSWSVDYNQYNEFQYWNSLTNLGIANKNLGTSSVSNNTIWTNEQTLNYNHVTGKHTFGALIGNSLQGSVSNQTLAQGTNFPNDSFQQIASAANTTSSASESKYTLSSFFARLNYNYGGKYYAVFSIRADGSSRFGANHQWGYFPSAGLAWRVKQENFLKDVAVISDLKLRGSIGVTGNQNGINDFASRGLWGAGANYQNNPGTVPSQLANPDLKWESTRQANIGFDLSFFKDRLTLSGDVYDKYTSNLLLNLPLASSKGFSSILTNAGEMTNKGLELNISSINLDGAFKWSTNFNISRNINKIEKLPTPVVATYAAERMVQGLSMYTFYVYNQLYVDPQTGNAVYEDADHNGVINANDIVPVGNALPKFNGGLTNNLSYKGFDLSVFFNFVYGNKVYNNNNYFLEGGGTRDANRAMDVYQLDRWQKPGDITNMPRLTAYGQNYTLSPTSRNIEDGSFLRLSNVTLGYNLPKDFIKKAGINSVRIYASGSNLWLWTKYKGPDPEINVSSSATVLGYDLGTPPVPRTFQIGANITF